The window TCTTCTTCATTTTGACAGTGTCAGATGACAAATGGTAGTCAAGTGTCTTTTTCAATAATGAAAGTTTATTACGATAATTTCCTGACCAACAGGAACAACATCTTGAGGAAGACGCACCTTTTTTCTCACTCTGGCGGAGGTGCCTAACAGGCTTGAGGCAATCTTGAGGGATGAGGAGGGTTAGGTGATTTAGAAGATACAGGATAAATACATAAAGTTAATTGGTatgtaaaaataagttttaaatatcCCTGAGTGGGGGTAGAAGTGATCTGCTTCTGGTCACATCTCACATGGCCAAATATGAGGGCTGAGCTGGGACAACACCTCCACTCCCAAGGAAGAATCAGTGTCCTGTCCACCCCCAGCGTGGCCTTCATGCTGGTTCCTGGCTTGGGTGCAGCCATCAGGTCCTCAGTAGACACAGAATCCACCAGGATTTTGATGAATGAGAATCAACTCCCCACCATTCACCTGGATGTCTTCACAGGAGGCATTCTGAGCGGTCACATTCAGGTAGACTTTGTCCTTAAAACGCAGATAGGCCACTGTGACAGAGTCAACAATTTTGACCATGTTCAGGGAGAAGAGAGGCTCCCGACCCTTCCGGTACAGAAGCCTGAGGCTGAGTTCCTGGGAGAAGTAGCCCTTCAGAGAGATGAGATAGAACCCATCACAGGTGATGATGATTGAGTTGTTCTGCACCTTCATGGTTCCATCCGCGTCTGGGGATGTGATGATGAAACCGTTCTCATTCTCACACTCTAAGGAGGGTagggtaaaagagaaaaaaaagaatgactcctTAGCTCAGCATTAAGCAACAACCGTCCAATATGTCTAGAAACATATGAAGAGAAAGTGACAGGAACagattttgaaaagaataaaagtaagAGAAGACTATGTTTCTACACGAGGGTTGGAATCCACTTTCCCTGTGGAATGGAAGAGGCAAAGCTAATACTAGTAGCCAAGAGAGTTTCAGAGAGGGCTGGGATTCAAGAGTGGAGAGATTACAGCAACTGGCAGTTGTCACAACACACCTGTGGCAGGAAATGGACTCTCAAGGTTTCCCTGGTTTTTTCAAAATCAGGAGGATTGGCAACTTCAGTGCTGCCTTCTTTGTTCAATGGATTGATTAGGGCAAAGGGTGGTGGAAGTGCCTCTTGCCTGGGTCCTGCACACCCCGTCCACACAAAGTAATCGCTTTAACTTTTTATCctctctccaggcttccctggtggctcagatggtaaagaatctgcctgcaacacaggagacctgggtttgacccctcggttgggaagatcctctggagaagggaatggccacccactccagtattcttgcctggagaattccatggacagaggagcctgatgggctacagtccattgggttgcaaagagttggacaaaacaaagcgaataacactttcacttttcttttattcttctctcCATGTCACCATGAAATGAAAATTCTTAACATGCCCTGGCAACTAGACTTCCCAACAACATGTATTACTGGCCTTCATCAACAATCACTTAAGCTTAGTTATGCTTCAATACTAAGTAAAGCTTAGTCTGTGGGTTCAGGTTCTGATATAAGAGCTCAAGAACATAGACTTATTTCTCCCTTCTACCTTTTTATTGTCAGTTTTTACTGGAAGGTGCCTTGGGAATAGTGGTTgccacaggaaaaagaaaaggaagagcagCAGAACACAGAATGATAACTTTAACAGCTTTGTGTGGGGCCATTTCAAGCATAAATCAAAAACTAAATGTCTTCTTTTTCCATGGCAGCCTCAGTATCACCCGGAATGGTCAAGTAACGACACTTCAAACTCTTCACTCTGGACCATGTCCCTGTGATAGGAAACCTGGACCATGTGATAGGAAAGAGTAAGTTCCCACTGCTGAGCACAATTCAGTAATTCTTGCTGTGAATCAAGTCCATGAGAAATACTTTGAATTGAAAACGAGGATCACTTATAGAAGGCAAGATATACTTTCCTTTGGCTCAAGAGGACTTAATAAATGAATATCCATACATAAACCACTGGTGGTTGTCCTAGCGTTAATCTTGGATCCAAATAATGTTCTCTTGTTAGAGATATTACATTGCCTTTAAGTCCCCCAACTCTCATTAAGGTAAAATTTTGTTCTGTAATAGAATTACTGGGGAATGATATATCTTACAGCCAGACAGACTTGTAAGAAGCCTTCGTTTTCTTACCTAAAAAAAGTGAGAGTAATTTCTACTTAAAGGGTTCCTAGGAGGATTATGTGAGGAATATAACGTAATCCGTATAGTGACAAGCACTTATCTGTTAACTAAttactctccttttcttctttgacctTAACGAAAATAATATTCAGGCCCCAACAATTTCAGGATTTAATGTTTCCctaagaaaatggagagatctTATGTTCTAGGGGAAATTAATAAGCTGGAGAGAAGATTCTTTTAAAACTATGAACCAACTAAACTTTTGACAATACTTACTGGTAAACCGTACTCTGATACTCTGGATTGGAGGGTACTGAGATGGCacctaaaggaagaaaaaggatatAGTTTTAGGTAAAAAAATGAACAAGTACAATTGACGAGTCACATCCATCCCATGAAGCAGAAATGCAGCAGGTAAAGGGACTGACTTGAGAAGAGACTTGCCTTTTTCTATGTGAGTTAGATGCAGCCTTCCGCCTGCCCCCATTGCTTTTCTGTAACATCTCATAAGGTAAGTTAGGAGTCTTCTGCTCTTTCATGCAAGCATCTAAATAAGATCTGTCCTCACTTGCCAAACTCTTCCTTGGTATATTATTTTGGCTCCCTGAGCCCCAATTTCCCATTTTAGATAATAGAGCACTTAAAAGTTATCTTGTTAAGAAACCCATTCAGTCATAGAGATTCTTCATGGACAAGGTTGTGACCAGTCAATCCTTCATGGCCACAGACTCCCAGAATGGACTAGGAGTGAAGTCTGGGAGCCTCCTGGCTGCTCGCTTTTTCACTGTAAAACAGGATTAAGAGTGTCCTACCTTCAGGGCCCACAGGCAATAAAAACTCTTCAAACCCTTCAGAGATGAGTAGATCTgtgtgtaaatttttaaaatgttggatCTTTCTCTACTCTTTAGTCGTGTGTCAAACCTAACTTGAACTCGAAAGCAAGAAAGAAGTAAagcaacaaagaaagaaaagttaataGATAAAACATCTGTGGAAATTTTGGTGGTTAAAAGAACAAACTTCAATATGGGACAAACTCCaaaatatattaagtgaaaaaagccaaagcaaaggggagaaaaaaatacatttccatttgggttcaaagaaaaaaatttttgtgaGGGCACAGAATTTATCTAGAAGAATAAAGGgctgcctctggagaaaggaactaGAAGCCTGAGGGCAGGAGTGGGAGGCACATGTATTTTCCATGGCTTactttcttgtatttttaaaattttacattaccTACTAAGAAGGGAAATAGAAACtaacaaacaaagagaaaaacctaccaCCTATTGTGCCTGCAGAGAACAGCAGCTCCTCCCACCAGGTTATTTTTGGCAAGATGTCCGGATCAAAGGTCTGGGGAGGAATTTGTTTTCATACTCTGGGGTGTGGAGTCCCTGCTTCCCACTTTTCTGGCACACTCATAGCAGCAGTCAAACGGACTCCACTGGGGCCTGCCCACGCGGATGAAGAATCCCCTACTTCCCTTGTACGTCAAGTCACAAGCCTCATCAAGCTGAAACCAACAGGCGGTGTAGGAAGAAGGGAGAGCCTGGCTGAGCTCTGCCAGTGGCTGGGCCCCTAGAGCAATATTAGTCAGTGGTGAGCACACAGAGAGGTGCTGACTCAGGACGAAGTCTTTGGCTCTCTCCCCTCTGTGGACTGTTTGTGAGGCTGGACTAGTGTCCCTTCATGCTTAAAGCGATGTTCTAGAAGAAGGCCTCTCAAAAGGTACATTATCCAAACACCATAATTCCCTGGGTAAACGAATGCCCCCACTGCTCTCCAGGCAGGCTGGTCCCTTGGCCACCTTGTTGAAGTCAGAAACAGCCTGTGCAGCTGCACAAAGAGCACAGGGCTCAGCATGCAGCAACCTGGTCCTAACACCAGCCAGGCAAGTACTCAGGCAAGTTGCGTAACTTCTCTGGGTGTCAGTTTTTTCCATCTTTAGAAATTCCTCAAAGATCAGAGACATCCCTTTCACCACTGtttatgatttaaattttaaaagttgcaaCCCTACACCAATTTCaatgaaagagagaaacaggAAGCCTCTTCATCCCAAATTTACGTCAAACTCTCTGACTTAAAAGTCCTCATGATCTGATTATTTGACTGACTGTGTAAACTTTCCATAAGGTTCCTGCAAAACAATGACATTTCCCAATGTTCTGAAATACTGTGATGGAGAAGTCAGAGCGGTAATGATCAAGAAGGCATTCTGAGACCAAGATGCTGACAGGCAGCAAGGAAAGCACACAGGACTTCCTCTTTTAGGTAGATTCACTCGACCCCAGGCTTCCTTTCCTCCTGAAGGTTACCCAGGATTAGAAATTCACATTTTCTCATCTTCCTAGCGTCAACACCACCAGGCCTTGGCcattttgtgaaataaaatgaTTCTTTCTCCAAACCTGATTACTTCATGCTGACTACCCCACTGCCCAGAAATACCCCCACAGTGCCCAATTCAAGGCCTTCTATGGCCTGGTGCCAACCTCCTTGTCAAGCATTACTGCTACCCATATCCTTTCTGTGCTTTATGCTCGAATCAACTATTTCCTCTAATCCTTTAAATAAAGCCTGGTAGGACAAAACAAGAGGGTGCAGGCCTGGAAataagattttgttcaaattgtgACTTCTCTAGTTCTGTTGAATTTGGATGTTATATACCACTTCTGAGCTTTAGCTTTCACGTCTGTAAAAATAAGGAATATTATTATTGGAATGCTCGAGGAGATGACTGTAAAGCTCAAATAAGTTAACACACGTGAAAATACTCAGGAGTTTGCCTGGCACGtgataagcattaaaaaaatacttgcttCCTTTGTTCTCTCC is drawn from Bubalus kerabau isolate K-KA32 ecotype Philippines breed swamp buffalo chromosome 5, PCC_UOA_SB_1v2, whole genome shotgun sequence and contains these coding sequences:
- the TNFSF4 gene encoding tumor necrosis factor ligand superfamily member 4, producing MEGVQPLDENVGNAPGRRFLRNKLLLVASIIQGLGLLLCLTYICLHFYAQVPSQYPPIQSIRVRFTKCENENGFIITSPDADGTMKVQNNSIIITCDGFYLISLKGYFSQELSLRLLYRKGREPLFSLNMVKIVDSVTVAYLRFKDKVYLNVTAQNASCEDIQVNGGELILIHQNPGGFCVY